A section of the Triplophysa dalaica isolate WHDGS20190420 chromosome 8, ASM1584641v1, whole genome shotgun sequence genome encodes:
- the cytip gene encoding cytohesin-interacting protein: MTSNKNFKAPLKQQLSMESYMLEGSQKKKSLLWRRRSLSNSVKNSNNDETKGRTLSRTCSQLSRTHSTSLVDYTDPQRTVIVLEKQDNEAFGFEVQTYGLKGKNSSMVEMCTFVCSVQEGSAAEAAGLTADDIILSVNGISIEGATHQHIIELIRESTNELKLETVSGSVVKRIELEKKMHYLKRTLREKWVELQYITRQEKLLTRGNLNENAQHPSVDSLMSLLSPTGLSDQRFSSDSSCRSIVTDYSEDGAFLPSVFDDSSPFSPTVSNDGFFQLDRGPLRPLSRTRSISLTSSNSSLSPGWENSSSVFGTMPRRARRGSIRKHLLKFIPGLNHSVEEEGNS, encoded by the exons ATGACATCCAATAAGAACTTTAAAGCACCACTCAAACAGCAGCTCAGCATGGAGAGCTACATGCTAGAAGGCTCTCAGAAGAAGAAAAGCCTTTTGTGGCGACGACGCTCACTCAGCAATTCTGTCAAAAATTCAAACAATGATGAGACCAAAGGACGGACATTATCAAGGACATGCAGTCAG CTGAGTAGAACACATTCAACATCTTTAGTGGATTACACTGATCCTCAGAG AACAGTGATTGTATTGGAGAAACAAGACAATGAAGCCTTTGGATTTGAAGTTCAG ACTTACGGTCTAAAGGGCAAGAACAGTAGTATGGTGGAGATGTGCACATTTGTGTGCAGCGTGCAGGAAGGCAGTGCAGCAGAAGCTGCAGGTCTGACCGCTG ATGATATCATTTTGTCAGTAAACGGAATCAGTATTGAAGGTGCCACCCATCAGCACATTATTGAGTTGATAAGAGAATCCACCAATGAGCTGAA GTTGGAGACCGTCAGTGGGAGCGTTGTGAAGAGAATTGAATTAGAGAAAAAGATGCATTACCTTAAG CGAACTCTTCGTGAGAAATGGGTGGAACTGCAATATATCACACGTCAGGAAAAACTACTCACACGAG GCAATCTGAATGAGAATGCTCAGCACCCATCTGTGGACTCTCTGATGTCTCTTTTGTCTCCCACGGGCCTCTCTGACCAGCGCTTCTCCAGCGACAGCAGCTGCCGTAGCATAGTGACAGATTATAGTGAGGATGGAGCTTTTCTGCCATCAGTATTTGATGACTCAAGTCCTTTCAGCCCCACAGTGTCAAATGATGGCTTCTTCCAGTTAGATCGGGGTCCTTTGCGCCCACTGAGCCGCACACGCAGCATTAGCCTGACAAGCAGTAACAGTTCACTCTCTCCAGGCTGGGAAAACTCATCATCTGTGTTTGGGACAATGCCACGGAGAGCCAGAAGAGGCAGCATCCGTAAGCACCTGCTGAAGTTCATACCTGGACTAAATCACTCCGTGGAGGAAGAGGGGAACAGTTAA